The Sulfurospirillum halorespirans DSM 13726 genome has a window encoding:
- the nifN gene encoding nitrogenase iron-molybdenum cofactor biosynthesis protein NifN: protein MGVSMNLKELKTTSLKPLHVNPLKLSQPMGATLAFLGIKNCMPLMHGAQGCASFTKVLFTRHFNDPIAIQTTAVNDITAVIDGGDKGISEAVENITKKVTPDLVGLFTTGMTETKGDDIKGATLLLKEKQKMVYVHTPDFEGGLESGWSLSVQNIITQLIEPTTHVRKDKVLLIPNVNFSPIEVEKLKEALELLDLVVFALPDLSDSLDGHLGVKQGALSSGGISVSDIEKLGNAGAVITIGRSVKKCGELFYEKFPQSTHLHFDSLIGLEATDDFYAKVFEFLQCKSVPSVVKRWRARLQDVLLDTHFTLGKAKILIADEPDSAYAMSKALREAGSTCEAYIAQRSEIQEAFTCKMQIGDFEEVEKRLPEMDMLIANYHGERLAHKHHKALLIRGFPNYEQVGIGLRYNILYEGSCAFLCEVNNLLAHH from the coding sequence ATGGGAGTTAGTATGAATTTAAAAGAGCTCAAAACAACGAGCCTAAAACCTTTACATGTAAACCCTCTCAAGCTCTCACAGCCGATGGGCGCGACACTGGCGTTTTTGGGCATTAAAAACTGTATGCCTCTGATGCACGGTGCGCAAGGGTGCGCTTCGTTTACGAAGGTACTTTTTACAAGGCACTTTAACGATCCTATCGCCATTCAAACCACCGCGGTCAATGACATTACCGCTGTCATTGATGGAGGCGACAAGGGCATCTCCGAAGCGGTTGAAAACATCACCAAAAAAGTAACGCCTGATTTGGTCGGACTTTTTACAACGGGTATGACCGAAACCAAAGGCGATGACATCAAAGGTGCGACACTTCTTTTAAAAGAGAAGCAAAAAATGGTCTATGTGCATACACCTGATTTTGAAGGGGGACTGGAGAGCGGTTGGAGTTTGAGTGTGCAAAACATCATCACGCAACTGATCGAGCCAACCACGCACGTACGAAAAGATAAAGTGCTCCTCATTCCCAATGTCAATTTTAGCCCCATCGAAGTGGAAAAACTCAAAGAAGCGTTAGAGCTTTTGGACTTGGTGGTCTTTGCACTCCCCGATCTCAGTGATTCGCTCGATGGTCACTTGGGTGTCAAACAAGGCGCGCTCAGTAGTGGGGGCATTAGCGTTTCGGACATCGAAAAACTAGGCAACGCGGGGGCTGTGATCACCATTGGGCGGTCGGTTAAAAAATGCGGCGAGCTCTTTTATGAGAAATTTCCTCAAAGCACGCATCTGCATTTTGATAGTCTCATAGGACTAGAAGCCACAGATGATTTCTATGCCAAAGTGTTTGAATTTTTACAGTGTAAAAGTGTTCCAAGTGTCGTCAAACGATGGCGCGCGCGTCTGCAAGATGTGCTTTTAGATACCCATTTTACTCTTGGAAAAGCCAAGATTCTCATTGCCGATGAACCTGATAGTGCGTATGCGATGTCTAAAGCGCTCAGAGAAGCAGGAAGTACGTGTGAGGCGTACATCGCGCAACGCAGTGAGATCCAAGAAGCCTTTACATGTAAGATGCAAATCGGCGATTTTGAAGAGGTTGAAAAGCGGTTACCCGAGATGGATATGCTCATCGCCAACTACCACGGTGAACGCTTAGCCCATAAGCATCACAAAGCGCTTCTGATTCGAGGCTTTCCCAATTACGAGCAAGTGGGCATCGGACTTCGTTACAACATTTTGTATGAGGGCAGTTGCGCCTTTTTGTGTGAGGTGAACAATCTTTTAGCCCATCATTAA
- the mmuM gene encoding homocysteine S-methyltransferase encodes MNPIETILQKQKVLIIDGAFGTELERKGYDINDSLWSAKFLMEKPEAIAAVHLDYLNAGSDCITTASYQASFEGFMKRGMSEQEAKALIQSSITIAQSVRDTFWENEQNHLKRHKPLVAASVGPYGAYLADGSEFRGNYGLNAEALMDFHRKRLATLIEAKPDLLACETIPCLIEAQALCRLLEAFPEMNAWVSFSAKDGKHINSGESIRECAAFLETQKQIVAIGINCTAPQHIESLIDEIKAVSSKPIIVYPNGGSTYNALTKTWDGLSKSSSYGKMAYTWYQKGARIIGGCCQTTPEDIAQIAQWVRA; translated from the coding sequence ATGAATCCCATTGAAACAATTTTGCAAAAGCAAAAAGTGCTCATCATCGACGGTGCGTTTGGCACGGAGTTGGAGCGCAAAGGTTACGATATTAATGACTCCCTTTGGTCGGCTAAATTTCTGATGGAAAAACCTGAAGCGATTGCTGCGGTGCATTTGGATTATTTGAATGCTGGCAGTGATTGCATTACAACGGCGAGTTACCAAGCGAGTTTTGAAGGGTTTATGAAGCGTGGGATGAGCGAGCAAGAAGCCAAAGCACTGATTCAATCTTCGATCACTATTGCGCAAAGCGTGCGCGATACGTTTTGGGAAAACGAGCAAAACCATCTCAAACGACACAAACCTTTGGTCGCCGCTTCGGTAGGACCGTATGGCGCGTATCTTGCCGATGGATCAGAGTTTCGGGGAAATTATGGGCTGAATGCGGAAGCGCTGATGGACTTTCACCGCAAACGCCTCGCTACCCTTATCGAAGCCAAACCTGATCTTTTAGCGTGTGAGACGATTCCATGCTTGATTGAAGCGCAAGCGCTTTGCAGGCTTTTAGAAGCGTTTCCCGAAATGAATGCTTGGGTGAGTTTTAGCGCCAAAGACGGGAAACACATCAACAGCGGAGAGTCCATACGCGAATGCGCGGCATTTCTTGAGACGCAAAAACAGATCGTTGCGATTGGCATCAACTGCACCGCTCCTCAACATATCGAATCACTGATCGACGAGATTAAAGCGGTTTCTTCAAAGCCTATTATCGTCTATCCCAACGGTGGATCGACCTACAACGCGCTGACCAAAACGTGGGACGGACTTTCAAAAAGTTCATCATACGGGAAAATGGCGTATACATGGTACCAAAAAGGGGCGCGCATCATCGGAGGCTGTTGTCAAACGACACCTGAGGACATTGCTCAAATTGCACAGTGGGTGAGAGCTTAG
- the aldA gene encoding aldehyde dehydrogenase, with product MAETKVYQMYINGAFIASKETIPVMNPSTKEVISYIPKGSASDVDAAVESAQIAQHSWEKLPAIERAGYLKKIAQKIRDNAEMLARTITEEQGKVLGLATVEVNFTADYIDYMAEWARRYEGEIIQSDRPNENIFLFKLPIGVAAGILPWNFPFFLIARKLAPALITGNTIVIKPSSDTPNNAFEFAKLVDQIGLPKGVFNLVSGSGSLVGHALAGHEKVGIVSFTGSVDAGVKIMEAAAKNVTKVSLELGGKAPAIVMGDADINLAVEAIKNSRVINNGQVCNCAERVYVHKSIAQEFSEKITKAMAATTYGNPLTEKADMGPLINEAAITHVQALVDSAIKAGAKLTTGGKRASRSDGFYYEPTVLVDVKQEMGVIQEEIFGPVLPIMSFDTLDEVIGLANDCQYGLTSSIYTQNLDVAMRACKEIKFGETYINRENFEAMQGFHAGWRKSGIGGADGKHGLEEFLQTKVVYLQYNLNKQ from the coding sequence ATGGCAGAAACGAAAGTCTATCAGATGTATATCAATGGTGCGTTTATCGCTTCCAAAGAGACGATTCCCGTTATGAATCCTTCGACCAAAGAGGTGATTTCGTATATTCCAAAAGGCAGCGCAAGCGATGTTGATGCGGCCGTGGAATCTGCTCAAATTGCACAGCACTCATGGGAAAAACTCCCTGCGATTGAGCGTGCTGGGTATTTGAAAAAGATTGCGCAAAAGATTAGAGACAATGCTGAAATGCTCGCTCGAACGATCACGGAAGAGCAGGGCAAAGTCTTAGGACTTGCAACGGTTGAGGTGAATTTTACAGCCGATTATATTGATTATATGGCTGAGTGGGCGAGGCGGTATGAGGGTGAGATCATCCAAAGTGATCGTCCTAATGAAAACATCTTTTTATTCAAACTTCCCATCGGTGTGGCAGCAGGCATTTTGCCGTGGAACTTTCCGTTCTTTTTGATCGCACGTAAACTCGCTCCCGCACTCATTACGGGCAATACGATTGTCATCAAACCCAGTTCTGATACGCCCAATAATGCGTTTGAATTTGCAAAATTGGTCGATCAAATCGGACTTCCTAAAGGCGTTTTTAACCTTGTTTCGGGTTCTGGCTCACTAGTCGGGCATGCACTTGCAGGGCATGAAAAAGTGGGCATCGTGAGCTTCACAGGCAGTGTGGACGCGGGTGTGAAAATCATGGAAGCCGCGGCCAAAAATGTCACGAAAGTTTCGTTAGAACTCGGTGGAAAAGCGCCTGCGATTGTGATGGGCGATGCGGACATCAATTTAGCGGTGGAAGCGATCAAAAACTCGCGCGTCATTAACAACGGACAAGTCTGCAACTGCGCTGAGCGGGTTTATGTGCATAAAAGCATTGCGCAAGAGTTTTCCGAAAAAATTACCAAAGCGATGGCGGCAACGACCTATGGCAATCCTTTAACCGAGAAAGCCGATATGGGACCGCTTATCAATGAAGCAGCCATTACGCATGTGCAAGCGTTGGTGGATAGTGCCATCAAAGCAGGGGCAAAGCTCACGACGGGTGGTAAACGCGCCTCTCGCAGTGATGGTTTCTACTACGAACCAACGGTTTTGGTCGATGTTAAACAAGAGATGGGTGTGATTCAAGAGGAGATTTTTGGGCCTGTGCTTCCGATTATGAGCTTTGATACACTGGATGAAGTGATTGGCTTAGCCAATGATTGCCAGTACGGTTTGACCTCGTCGATTTACACGCAAAATCTCGATGTCGCGATGCGTGCGTGCAAAGAGATCAAATTTGGAGAGACCTACATCAATCGTGAGAATTTTGAAGCGATGCAAGGATTTCATGCAGGATGGCGAAAATCTGGCATTGGTGGAGCCGATGGAAAACACGGACTTGAAGAGTTCTTACAAACCAAAGTCGTTTACCTGCAATACAACCTCAATAAGCAATAA
- a CDS encoding mechanosensitive ion channel family protein, with translation MVLNPFKPFIVFALLLSTLIFADDQNSSLVNADKTVYINLLKTLKSSPITNDEIALQKVLLDKLINTQPATITKAPLNAPENIDEYSNLFNRYNDNALRKVSLDKKINSIALKIKTLEKEIKSLDANSTSIRTLQLQNALYTKSLQEFKDQSDALAQEMLSIEKMLTESLKNIPFDPENQVKKTATNREEALKLRTTVDNFLVKKERFELLGDNLDRGVSAATITAKEEAYTKALRATITSLFLEFSNALKSKNEKAFALEKSILDEGALLDKTDGINESMASLLHAMEKKYFGTLDTLAGSTTQEFKNILKSTWGILTEPIFTTNGTPITALKLILAFFIFIIGGFGGGFYKTSIKRIANNSKSINLATRTILANIGYYVILLTAFFIALNVLGIDLSSIALVAGALSVGIGFGLQNIVSNLVSGIILMFERSIKIGDFVELSGTVHGHVTDIRMRSTTLNTNGNIDVIVPNRNFIENNVINWTMHDKIKRFDIPFGVAYGNKPEHVIAVIKEAVVNSGYADIIEAHDKFTNVIMSGMGSSSVDFILQVWIHGEEILAPSKTMSRFLIIIYNTLNAHGIEIPFPQQDVHIKSIDKESCLSISQSQSPHVEETKLPQI, from the coding sequence ATGGTGTTAAATCCCTTTAAACCGTTCATTGTTTTCGCATTATTGCTCTCAACGCTTATATTTGCCGACGACCAAAACAGCTCTTTAGTCAATGCAGACAAAACTGTCTATATTAATTTACTCAAAACCCTCAAAAGCTCACCCATAACGAACGATGAAATTGCCTTACAAAAAGTGCTCCTTGATAAGCTGATCAACACACAACCCGCTACCATCACGAAGGCGCCGCTCAACGCACCTGAGAACATTGATGAATACAGCAATCTCTTTAATCGCTATAATGACAATGCTCTGAGAAAAGTCTCCCTTGATAAAAAAATCAACTCGATTGCATTGAAAATTAAGACACTCGAAAAAGAGATTAAAAGTTTGGATGCCAACAGCACTTCGATTCGCACCCTGCAACTTCAAAATGCGCTCTATACAAAATCACTGCAAGAATTTAAAGATCAAAGTGACGCATTAGCACAAGAGATGCTCTCTATTGAGAAAATGTTAACTGAATCGTTGAAAAACATACCCTTTGATCCCGAAAATCAGGTCAAAAAAACAGCCACGAATCGCGAAGAGGCTTTAAAATTACGCACCACCGTCGATAATTTTTTAGTGAAGAAAGAGCGTTTTGAACTTTTAGGAGACAACCTCGATCGAGGTGTTTCGGCTGCAACCATCACGGCAAAAGAAGAAGCCTACACAAAAGCATTAAGAGCAACGATTACCTCTTTGTTTTTAGAGTTTTCCAATGCCTTAAAATCCAAAAATGAGAAGGCGTTTGCCTTAGAAAAAAGCATCCTTGATGAAGGAGCGCTCTTAGATAAAACAGACGGTATTAACGAATCGATGGCGTCACTGTTACATGCGATGGAGAAAAAATATTTTGGTACGCTCGACACCTTAGCAGGATCTACAACCCAAGAGTTCAAAAATATTTTAAAATCCACATGGGGCATACTTACCGAGCCTATTTTTACAACGAATGGTACGCCGATCACAGCATTGAAACTGATCTTAGCCTTCTTTATTTTTATCATTGGCGGTTTTGGGGGTGGTTTTTATAAAACCAGCATTAAACGAATTGCCAACAATAGCAAATCAATCAACTTGGCAACCCGTACGATTTTAGCCAATATTGGCTACTACGTCATACTTTTAACGGCTTTTTTTATCGCCTTAAATGTCTTAGGCATCGACCTCTCTTCGATCGCACTTGTGGCAGGTGCCCTTTCTGTGGGTATCGGTTTTGGTCTGCAAAATATCGTCTCCAACCTTGTTTCAGGCATCATCTTGATGTTTGAGCGCAGTATTAAAATTGGTGATTTTGTGGAGCTCTCTGGAACCGTGCATGGTCATGTCACCGATATTCGTATGCGTTCCACAACCCTTAATACCAATGGAAATATCGACGTCATCGTTCCCAATCGCAACTTTATCGAAAACAATGTGATTAACTGGACGATGCACGATAAAATAAAACGGTTTGATATTCCTTTTGGTGTTGCCTATGGCAATAAGCCTGAGCACGTGATTGCGGTGATTAAAGAAGCCGTTGTCAACAGTGGGTATGCCGATATTATCGAGGCACACGATAAATTCACCAACGTCATTATGTCGGGCATGGGAAGCAGTAGTGTTGATTTTATACTGCAAGTGTGGATTCACGGTGAAGAAATTTTGGCACCGAGTAAAACCATGTCCAGATTTTTAATTATTATCTACAACACGCTCAACGCGCATGGCATCGAAATTCCCTTTCCACAACAGGATGTGCACATTAAAAGTATTGATAAAGAGAGTTGTTTGAGCATTTCGCAGTCTCAATCTCCACACGTTGAAGAGACCAAACTTCCTCAAATTTAA
- a CDS encoding ferritin-like domain-containing protein — MKRDKSIELLNLAIADELSAVHQYMFLHFHCDDQGYDLLSTLFKRTAIAEMLHIERLADRVLFLKGTIEMKASEAVKQITDVKAMLEFARKSEEDAIEMYNNFAIECGTHADSVSKKLFEELVLEEEGHYAEFDDEMENMLKFGEQYLVLQSMERSKKKAMMAPPTGTTTA; from the coding sequence ATGAAACGAGATAAAAGTATCGAGCTACTCAACCTTGCGATTGCCGATGAACTCTCAGCGGTTCACCAATACATGTTTTTGCATTTTCACTGTGATGACCAAGGGTATGACCTGCTTTCAACCCTATTTAAACGTACCGCGATTGCGGAGATGCTGCACATTGAACGTCTTGCCGATCGTGTGCTGTTTCTCAAAGGTACGATCGAGATGAAAGCTTCTGAAGCGGTAAAACAGATCACCGATGTGAAAGCGATGCTTGAGTTTGCGCGAAAGAGCGAAGAAGATGCGATTGAGATGTATAACAACTTTGCAATTGAATGTGGCACGCATGCGGACAGTGTCAGTAAAAAACTCTTTGAAGAGCTGGTGCTGGAAGAAGAAGGGCATTACGCTGAGTTTGATGATGAGATGGAAAATATGCTCAAATTTGGCGAGCAATACTTAGTGCTTCAATCAATGGAGCGCAGTAAGAAAAAAGCGATGATGGCACCACCAACGGGGACGACAACCGCCTGA
- a CDS encoding chemotaxis protein CheW, protein MSEQNHTTRYNAYIPEVVAYQKSLDQLSERWNLLSLLGQMSNIGMDISETRQAFSNLSEQLLQRLSEETVKKLSIELGAKAQVAIDILIRNLFERTADIGFLAMDMIICDFAKQSSEEQKNALPQLQNRFHEYIEKYSVYSDVLLFNLEGVLIASTKDEKIGNKIDSAFIYEAMHTSQEYVESFGIYPSISSKESLLYSYRVCDESGTPLAVLCLVFKFQDEMQVIISNLIENEIWADILLLDEKDRTIYSSNPFHYALGAPQKTALKRFDIIPFSGSEYVAKTQATKGYQGFYGLGWKGHALMPLAFAFGQQQAHVPFTEEQIKIIKHSSLFSEEFTSIPTKAEAIQRRLDMTIWNGNVQIANQKSGDNSFSKSLLNEISRTGAQTKKTFEESIGNLNWTVVASFINGAAFKAKLAIDIMDRNLYERANDCRWWALSPVFIKAFSAKYKDFSTIRKEFGHEMTEVLSAINALYTVYSNLFLFDNQGSVIAVSQEKYAHLIGKRIGAHYIAQTLALKSSKEYVVSPFEKTELYDGKHTYIYSAPIFIEGAKEAQGGIGIVFDAETQFEAMLRDVVGADERSFALFIETKTNNVIASTNPDIGMGERCIFCDSSENMVLIKDDYYIVGKAKSQGYREYKCSDGYSNDVTAIVCIKVANKEACVEPVVKNGKKQYLYPKVGASEKTVELSTFWMNGTLFAIESQYIYAALEGQDVTQVIGCDEIYVGMITWNNKTIPVASLAKYFHHTCAYNKELHHIIVLKGSEDKPFGLVIDMVQDSPEVPQRCVDETSQAMMGHHTLTKAIVKSDVGQEKAEMLSILDPLKIERYLIVEKNAL, encoded by the coding sequence ATGTCTGAGCAAAATCACACCACACGTTATAACGCCTACATCCCCGAAGTTGTTGCTTACCAAAAATCACTCGATCAACTCTCCGAGAGATGGAATCTTCTCTCATTGTTAGGTCAGATGAGTAATATCGGCATGGACATCTCAGAAACCAGACAAGCATTTAGCAATCTCTCTGAACAGCTTTTACAACGACTCAGCGAAGAGACGGTAAAAAAACTTTCCATAGAGCTTGGGGCTAAAGCGCAAGTGGCGATTGATATTTTAATTCGCAATCTCTTTGAACGTACCGCAGACATAGGCTTTTTGGCAATGGACATGATCATTTGTGATTTTGCAAAGCAAAGCAGTGAAGAGCAAAAAAACGCACTGCCCCAGCTTCAAAACCGTTTTCACGAGTACATTGAAAAGTACAGTGTTTACAGTGATGTGCTGTTGTTTAATCTTGAAGGTGTCTTGATCGCTTCCACCAAAGATGAAAAAATTGGCAACAAGATCGACAGTGCTTTTATCTATGAGGCGATGCACACGTCCCAAGAGTATGTGGAGAGTTTTGGCATTTATCCTAGCATCAGCTCAAAAGAGAGTCTGCTTTACAGTTACCGTGTGTGTGATGAGAGTGGTACACCGCTTGCCGTGCTTTGCCTTGTGTTTAAATTTCAAGATGAGATGCAGGTGATTATCTCCAACTTGATTGAAAATGAGATATGGGCAGATATTTTACTCTTAGATGAAAAAGATCGTACCATTTACAGCAGTAACCCTTTTCATTATGCTCTGGGTGCTCCTCAAAAAACAGCCTTAAAACGTTTTGATATTATCCCTTTTTCAGGCAGTGAATATGTTGCAAAAACCCAAGCCACCAAAGGATACCAAGGCTTTTATGGACTCGGATGGAAAGGGCATGCGCTTATGCCTTTGGCGTTTGCTTTTGGGCAACAACAAGCCCATGTTCCTTTTACGGAAGAGCAGATCAAGATCATCAAACACTCTTCCCTCTTTTCGGAGGAGTTTACCAGCATTCCAACCAAAGCCGAAGCGATCCAAAGACGTCTTGATATGACGATTTGGAATGGTAATGTACAAATTGCCAACCAAAAAAGTGGTGATAACTCTTTTTCAAAATCACTTCTCAATGAGATCTCACGCACAGGGGCACAAACCAAAAAAACCTTTGAAGAGTCCATCGGCAATCTCAATTGGACGGTTGTTGCTTCTTTTATCAACGGGGCTGCATTTAAAGCAAAACTGGCGATTGACATTATGGATCGTAACTTGTATGAGCGTGCCAATGACTGCAGATGGTGGGCTTTGAGCCCTGTATTCATCAAAGCATTTAGCGCTAAATACAAAGATTTTTCAACGATTCGCAAAGAGTTTGGGCATGAAATGACCGAAGTGCTCAGTGCCATCAATGCGCTCTACACCGTTTACAGCAATCTCTTTTTGTTCGACAATCAAGGCAGTGTCATTGCGGTGAGCCAAGAAAAATATGCCCATCTCATCGGCAAACGCATAGGTGCTCATTACATCGCACAAACCTTAGCGCTGAAAAGTTCCAAAGAGTATGTGGTGAGTCCGTTTGAAAAAACAGAGCTTTACGATGGCAAACACACCTACATCTACAGTGCGCCTATTTTTATCGAAGGGGCGAAAGAGGCGCAAGGTGGTATTGGTATTGTGTTTGATGCTGAGACACAGTTTGAGGCGATGCTAAGAGATGTTGTAGGTGCCGATGAACGCTCTTTCGCGCTCTTTATCGAGACGAAAACCAATAATGTGATTGCTTCTACAAACCCTGACATTGGCATGGGTGAGCGATGTATTTTTTGTGATTCGTCTGAAAATATGGTGCTCATTAAGGATGATTATTACATTGTGGGCAAGGCAAAGTCTCAGGGGTATCGTGAGTATAAATGCAGCGATGGCTACAGCAATGATGTCACTGCCATTGTCTGCATTAAGGTTGCCAATAAAGAAGCCTGCGTTGAGCCTGTTGTCAAAAATGGCAAAAAACAGTACCTCTACCCCAAAGTGGGTGCGTCGGAGAAGACAGTTGAGCTTTCAACGTTTTGGATGAATGGCACGCTCTTTGCCATCGAGAGCCAATACATTTACGCCGCACTTGAAGGACAAGATGTCACCCAAGTGATCGGTTGCGATGAAATTTATGTGGGAATGATTACGTGGAATAACAAAACCATCCCTGTAGCATCGCTCGCAAAATACTTTCACCATACGTGTGCGTACAACAAAGAGCTCCATCACATTATTGTGCTTAAAGGCAGTGAAGACAAACCCTTTGGCTTGGTGATCGACATGGTGCAAGACAGCCCCGAAGTACCACAGCGTTGTGTGGATGAAACTTCTCAGGCGATGATGGGGCACCATACGCTTACCAAAGCGATTGTCAAATCAGACGTGGGACAAGAGAAGGCTGAAATGCTCTCGATTCTTGATCCTTTGAAGATCGAACGTTACTTGATTGTGGAGAAAAACGCGCTTTAG
- a CDS encoding NifB/NifX family molybdenum-iron cluster-binding protein encodes MVKVAFFTNDLKNIDAHFGSGEQFAVYDVNAEGFALSGVIPTGEERTEGRVELLQNEHVDIMYCVEIGPAAAAKVVNSKIFPIKYKEVVSIETELSKLQTMIATNPPPFIKKILEARG; translated from the coding sequence ATGGTCAAGGTTGCGTTTTTTACAAACGATCTCAAGAATATTGATGCCCATTTTGGCTCTGGAGAGCAATTTGCCGTGTATGACGTGAATGCTGAGGGGTTTGCACTCTCAGGAGTCATCCCAACAGGCGAAGAGCGAACCGAGGGTCGCGTTGAGCTGTTACAGAATGAACATGTTGACATTATGTACTGTGTCGAGATTGGACCTGCGGCTGCGGCTAAAGTCGTCAATAGCAAGATATTCCCTATCAAATACAAAGAGGTTGTGAGCATTGAAACAGAACTTTCAAAGCTTCAAACAATGATCGCAACCAATCCTCCACCGTTTATCAAAAAAATCTTAGAAGCAAGAGGATAA
- a CDS encoding NifX-associated nitrogen fixation protein — MNELEKLFIETLTSQIRALDQFGTWAKKSDEEVLSDKYIKTKEQLKNVPIIADIDEMQIKDIRLIFQSIALAFELKLGIMCSVVMEMSHEGFGRAVVLAEKIVITNKFFKDAHRYSFRTYDDLIKEGGKMLKDAIEIYETHKK; from the coding sequence ATGAATGAGCTTGAAAAGTTGTTCATTGAAACACTCACTTCGCAAATTAGAGCGCTTGACCAGTTTGGTACTTGGGCGAAAAAGAGCGATGAAGAGGTGTTGAGTGATAAATATATTAAAACCAAAGAGCAACTTAAAAACGTTCCCATTATTGCAGATATTGATGAGATGCAGATCAAAGATATTCGTCTGATTTTTCAATCGATTGCATTGGCGTTTGAGCTCAAGCTTGGCATTATGTGCTCAGTCGTTATGGAGATGAGTCACGAAGGTTTTGGGCGCGCTGTGGTCTTGGCCGAAAAAATTGTTATCACCAACAAGTTTTTCAAAGATGCGCATCGTTACAGTTTTAGAACCTATGATGATCTCATTAAAGAGGGTGGCAAAATGTTAAAAGATGCCATCGAAATTTACGAAACTCATAAAAAATAA
- a CDS encoding flavodoxin, producing the protein MAKVGIFYASAGGNTTLVAEALKEAYELEDDDCILMEDDFDSVEQFDNYDVLFVGSSTWGQGDVHFSWVDPLFEITSDNISFAGKKVAFFGAGDSKTHGEHFCSALGKFNQIFTKAGAQVIGFVDKEGYNYTASLAESGDKLCGLAIDNINEKEKTSERIENWIEQLQGEI; encoded by the coding sequence ATGGCAAAGGTTGGTATATTTTACGCAAGTGCGGGCGGCAATACAACATTGGTAGCAGAGGCTTTAAAAGAGGCGTATGAGCTTGAAGATGATGATTGTATTTTGATGGAAGATGATTTTGACAGTGTTGAGCAATTTGATAACTACGATGTGCTTTTCGTTGGCTCTTCAACATGGGGACAAGGCGATGTGCATTTTAGTTGGGTTGACCCACTCTTTGAAATCACATCTGATAACATCAGTTTTGCAGGTAAAAAAGTTGCGTTTTTTGGTGCAGGTGATAGTAAAACGCATGGCGAACATTTTTGTTCAGCTCTTGGTAAATTTAATCAAATTTTTACCAAAGCAGGTGCACAGGTCATCGGTTTTGTGGATAAAGAGGGCTATAACTACACAGCTTCTTTGGCAGAATCAGGCGATAAACTCTGTGGTTTAGCCATCGATAACATCAACGAAAAAGAGAAAACAAGTGAGCGCATTGAGAACTGGATCGAGCAGTTACAAGGCGAGATATAA
- a CDS encoding nitrogenase-stabilizing/protective protein NifW — protein sequence MRTLEQYYELKDAEDFFEFFGVDYDKHIVEVKRFHIMKEYGTLIKKGFENFNGDEKYLMDFLKFALIRVYMDYKHGHAPSAAEVWGMLEDGKAKGCLACTTATEGGNCAC from the coding sequence ATGAGAACGCTTGAGCAATATTATGAACTGAAAGATGCAGAAGATTTTTTTGAATTTTTTGGTGTTGACTACGACAAACACATTGTGGAAGTCAAGCGTTTTCATATTATGAAAGAGTATGGAACCCTCATTAAAAAAGGGTTTGAAAACTTTAACGGCGATGAGAAATACTTGATGGACTTTTTAAAGTTTGCTTTGATTCGTGTCTATATGGACTATAAACATGGACATGCCCCAAGTGCTGCTGAGGTGTGGGGAATGCTTGAAGATGGTAAAGCCAAAGGCTGTTTGGCATGTACCACTGCAACGGAAGGAGGAAACTGTGCCTGCTAG
- a CDS encoding nitrogen fixation protein NifZ, producing the protein MPASEEVVLHNNVMAKLSGKDEAKAKFFLGQKVKLLEDVKNDGTYPYLKIGDVMIKKGSVGYIRGMGEFLQVIRVYEVHFLDAEAVIEVIGCREHELEAMEPYRDLEAEETEWMIDHYKK; encoded by the coding sequence GTGCCTGCTAGCGAAGAAGTTGTTTTACACAACAACGTGATGGCAAAACTTTCAGGGAAAGACGAAGCGAAAGCGAAGTTTTTTCTCGGTCAAAAGGTCAAACTTTTAGAAGACGTCAAAAACGATGGTACCTATCCGTATCTCAAAATTGGCGATGTGATGATTAAAAAAGGCTCAGTCGGTTACATTCGTGGCATGGGTGAGTTTTTACAAGTCATTCGTGTGTATGAAGTCCATTTTTTAGATGCTGAAGCGGTTATTGAAGTCATTGGGTGTAGGGAACATGAGCTTGAAGCGATGGAACCTTACCGTGATCTTGAAGCGGAAGAGACAGAATGGATGATCGATCATTATAAAAAGTAG